TCCTTGCTAAGTTTTGATAAAGGAGAGATTGAAGTCTTTGGCAAGAAAATGTCTCCCGATGCATATGACATTAAAAGGCAAATAGGCTTGGTTCCTCAAGAGGTTTCTGTATTTGGAAATTTAACTGTAAGGGAAAATATTGATTATTTTTGCGGATTATATATATATGACAAAAATTTAAGGAGACGATTTGTGGATGAAGCCATAGAATTTGTAGATTTAAAGGATTATGTGAAGTTTTATCCTAAAAAATTAAGCGGTGGGCTAAAAAGGAGATTAAATATTGCCTGCGGAATAGTCCATAAGCCTAAGTTAATCTTTTTAGATGAACCTACCGTTGCAGTAGATGCCCAAAGTAGGAATTTTATCCTAAATGGAATAAAGCAGTTAAATGAGGAAGGTAGTACCATCATATATACCACTCATTATTTAGAAGAAGCGGAAATGTTATGTAAAAGGATAATAATAATGGATAATGGCAAGGATTTGGTTTCAGGGACAAAGGAAGAATTAAAAGCCATGATAACTACATCAGAAAAGATAATAGTTAGTTTTTCTGAAATTCGAGATGAAACGGTTTCAGAGATGAAAAAACTACCTCATGTGATCGATATAGAAAAGGATGGAGACGATTATATGATAAAATTCGAAAACGGCTTTAACAACTTAACAAATTTACTGGAATTTATTAAGGAAAAGGAATTAACATATACCAAGCTTCACAGCCAACTGCCTACATTAAATGATGTATTTTTGGAGCTAACTGGAAAGGAGCTTAGGGATTGATATGAAAACTCTATTAAGAAATTGTATATATCAGGGAAAAAACCTAATTAGGGAGTTTGGATTTTCATTTTGGTGTCTAATATATCCAGTAATATTAGCAACTTTTTTTTACTTAGCTTTTAATGGAATGATGGATATAGAACTGGAGGATATCAATATAGGAATAGAAAAGGGAAATAGAATTGAATCTATATTAGAAGAAATTAAGATATTAAATATTCATAAAGTTTCCCAAGCTGAGGTACAAGAGAAGTTAAACAATGGCGAAATCCATGGTTTTATAGATAGTGACTTAAACCTAATGGTAAAAGAATCTGGCATAAATCAAACTATTATAAAGGAAGTAATTGAACAGATAAAGCAGATGGAAAGGTTAAATAAGCCAATTGAAAACTATGACTTTGAAGCAGACCATATACTGGATAGGAACCAAGAGGCGAATTTAATGGTAATTATATTTTATTCATTAGTTGCTATGGTTTCCACCTATGGAATCTTTGGAGGTATTACGGTTGTTAGCGTGATTCAGGCAAACTTATCACATATTGGAGTAAGGCTCAATGTTACTCCATTGAAAAAACATGAATTTCTAATAGCGGGAGTAATAGTGGGATTAGCCTTGAACCTATTTGCCAATGGAATATTGTTCATATTCATTAAGTATGTTTTAAAGCTAGAATTATTAAATGAGTTTAAATATAGCAGTATTTTTATAATACTAGGCAATCTTTTTGGAACTGCTCTTGGAATGTTTATTGGTGCTTCCAATAGAAAAAGTGAAAATGCAAAAATTACAATGGCTGTAGTTATTGTTCTATTCTTTTCCCTTTTATCAGGAATGATGGGACCTAATATTAAAGTAGTTTTGGATAAGAATATTCCAATTTTAGGCAGGATAAATCCTATTTCGATTATTAGCAATAATTTATATAGGTTAAATTTATTAGGGAGCACTAGGACCGTTAGAGAAGGAACCTTAATCCTTTCTTTATATTCAATATTATTTATTTTTTTATCCTACTTATTTTTAAGGAGGCGGGACTATGACAGTATATAAATACTTTATTAAAATGGCGTTAAGGAATAAATGGTTAATTCTTTCTAATACTCTATTATTTTTCTTTTTTGCAATTATTAATACCTCTGGACATATTCAAGAAGAAATGAGCTTTATTGAAACTAAGTTGAATATTGGGATAATA
This genomic window from Tepidimicrobium xylanilyticum contains:
- a CDS encoding ABC transporter ATP-binding protein; the protein is MVVKVKNLVKRYKEIIALDHFNMEVDEGEVLGLLGPNGCGKTTAINCILSLLSFDKGEIEVFGKKMSPDAYDIKRQIGLVPQEVSVFGNLTVRENIDYFCGLYIYDKNLRRRFVDEAIEFVDLKDYVKFYPKKLSGGLKRRLNIACGIVHKPKLIFLDEPTVAVDAQSRNFILNGIKQLNEEGSTIIYTTHYLEEAEMLCKRIIIMDNGKDLVSGTKEELKAMITTSEKIIVSFSEIRDETVSEMKKLPHVIDIEKDGDDYMIKFENGFNNLTNLLEFIKEKELTYTKLHSQLPTLNDVFLELTGKELRD
- a CDS encoding ABC transporter permease; the protein is MKTLLRNCIYQGKNLIREFGFSFWCLIYPVILATFFYLAFNGMMDIELEDINIGIEKGNRIESILEEIKILNIHKVSQAEVQEKLNNGEIHGFIDSDLNLMVKESGINQTIIKEVIEQIKQMERLNKPIENYDFEADHILDRNQEANLMVIIFYSLVAMVSTYGIFGGITVVSVIQANLSHIGVRLNVTPLKKHEFLIAGVIVGLALNLFANGILFIFIKYVLKLELLNEFKYSSIFIILGNLFGTALGMFIGASNRKSENAKITMAVVIVLFFSLLSGMMGPNIKVVLDKNIPILGRINPISIISNNLYRLNLLGSTRTVREGTLILSLYSILFIFLSYLFLRRRDYDSI